gcgtgcttggccagctccccgggcagcagcaggcgcacggcggtctggatttcccgggaactgatggtgcggcgcttgttgtaatgggccaggcgggaagcctcacccgcgatgcgctcgaaaatatcgctcacaaacgagttcatgatgcccatggccttggaggagatgccggtgtcggggtgaacctgcttcatcactttgtagatgtagatggcgtaactctccttcctcgaccttCTGCGCCTCTTGCCGCTTTTCGCTggggttttcttgattactttcttggcgcctttcttggcgggACCTGTTTTCTTTTTGTCAGCCATCGTCTCGTTTCGTCAGGCGTAGATTTGGGGAAATTCTGCTCCGAACCCGCATTATatcggcagccccacactccgcccacagccctatgctaatgagggatgggggAAGGCAATGGTTGTGATTGGCTTGTCAAtatccattgttctgtatctctctgattggatgtttaaagagaccaatcagatttgTTGCTCGCCataatctcaaattcttgaatgagGTCATGTGTTGCAACacctcctgatttatactctgttctttgTGTGTTTCTGTTCTGTTAGCAGACAAAAATCTTATGAGCAAGGTTCATAAATCTTTTCGTatatattcaataatctgaacagcaaactcgctgctctGTTTATCGATCTAGATTTTTACATGTTcaacagacattgaccggtttatAACCGAGATTGACTGAGGGTGACTTCTGGTCAGGAAACTCCCAGTTTATCAACCATAGGGATTTAATATCAAGTAGAGAAATAGTGAcctggatttatattgcgcctttcacgaccatcggacttctAAAcatgcttcgcagccaatgaagtgctttttgaagtgtcgacactgt
This is a stretch of genomic DNA from Pristiophorus japonicus isolate sPriJap1 unplaced genomic scaffold, sPriJap1.hap1 HAP1_SCAFFOLD_29, whole genome shotgun sequence. It encodes these proteins:
- the LOC139248187 gene encoding histone H2B 1.2-like, which gives rise to MADKKKTGPAKKGAKKVIKKTPAKSGKRRRRSRKESYAIYIYKVMKQVHPDTGISSKAMGIMNSFVSDIFERIAGEASRLAHYNKRRTISSREIQTAVRLLLPGELAKHAVSEGTKAVTKYTSSK